GCTCCACGCCATCGTCGGCAACAAGTGAGTCGCTCTGTACTATACTCATTAATGAACAGcctcttttctttctctatCCTGCACATAGCTAGGAGTAGAGACATGCATTCAACGCAATACGCATGCGTGTACCAATGTACCTGCAGCCACCAAAGTGCTACTCCATTCAATTCTTCAGTTGctgcatgatgatgatgatatacTCCTTGTTGAGTCTGTATCAGAAGGTCAACGATGCCTTTTACGTTATCATCTGCATACAGGGGAAAGCTTCCAAAACTGTCGGTCTCTTTGCTTACGCACGTAGAAACCGGGTTGTAGACCGTAGAGCATGTCACGCGCCGGTGCTAATGACGTGTTACCTTCGTGTGATCGATCGGTCACAGGTGGTCCATGATCGCCGCGCAGCTGCCTGGTCGGACGGACAACGAGATCAAGAATTACTGGAACACCAACGTCAAGAAGCAGCTCCGCCAGGGCCAggcggccgccgtcggcgagcAGGCCGCGCTGGCgagcctcggcggcggcgcggccagcTGCCCCGCGGCGCGCCACATGGCGCAGTGGGAGACCGCGCGCCTCGAGGCAGAGgcgcgcctctccctcctctccggcaCCACCTCGGTCGCGACCGCCAGCGTCGctgcctcctcgtcctcgtcgtccacagccgcggccggcggcgccgaggcgccGCCGGACATCTACCTGCGCCTCTGGAACTCCGAGGTCGGTGACTCGTTCCGCAAGTCCGCGCGCTCGGCGGCGCGCGAGGATCAAGAGCCGGCGAACGCATCAGACGAAGCGGCGCCGGTCTCGGCGACATTCGCACGACCCGGCGACGACTCCTCGGCGGCGTCCAACGtgaccgcggccgcggcggcggacgagtaCCAGGTGTTCCTGGACCTGGCGGCCGAGGACTTCGAGCTGTTCCACGGCCGCCACGGCGGGTTCCCGCTGTTCCCGGCGGTGGACATGCTCGGCGAGACATCCCTCTACACCGCGTTCGACTAAAAGCTCATGATCAGTTTCAGTGGCTGACGTACGTATACGCGCGTGCCACGCTGATGCACGCGTACGTGTACGTACATACGTACACAAGACACACATGCGATTTTGCTTGCGTGTCTTGTGTCACCCGTGGCGTATGTACGTACGTGTACCGTCGTGATGCGTGGATGACCGTGGCTAGGGCAGCTGGAGTTTTTTTTGCGACTGCTCTAGCTAGAGCGAGTATACCAGTGGCGTTGATGGTGATGATGTAGACttgtcaaacttttttttttcagtttgtgCAAACAGATCAGCGTTTCTGTGTTTTGTTGATTAGACAAGTAATCGGCGAGCTGTGGCGTGTCTCAGCTTTCGGTGTATTTTCAGTATGCGTACACACACTACTGTACTGTACCATGCAAGTCATCATGTGTTCGCTGTGCCTGCAGGAAGATTGTACATGATCCATCGACTGCAGGAGGCGCAGACGGAGAAATCCCCTCATCATATGGCTTCATTAATTGCCACACACACTGAGAGAGAAACGGTATAGGGAGAACATTCACGGATCGGATTATACAGAGTAGAGGCTGTTTTTTTCCCCCTTTCGTTTTTCACCTGCTGGTGAAAATCAATTTAAGTTGCTGGCTGGCCCAGCATACGGGACCGATCTACTGCGCTGTGTTGCACCAGAGACAGGCAGAGACGCGCAGTCGCGCAAAGGTCGGTCCAATTCACGTCGCGGTGCATGGATGGTCGGTTTGCGCCGTGAGAATTAAATGACGGGGAGAAGAAACACACCACGATACGTGTGACGACGCGGCCGGGGCAAATCAAGCTTGGACCAGCCGGTGATTCGGAAGGTTTGGAGCGACCGACCCTGCGCCTCGTCGTCCCGTACGTAGGTCGATCACGATCGACTACGCCGTTGCGTTGGACCGGTAAGTCCGTGGCATATGCACCATGCCTGGATGTCTCCTCCTGGATTCCGACCACTGTACCAGGCTATAAATAAATGCATAATCTAAACCTTTTTTTAGATTGCCTCTTTTTCTGGGAAttttaaatttgtctttttaagTTTCGATTTGACATGCATGGAGAGTAATGGCGAATGGTCTACTCCAATGGAAAAAGCGGTTAGTATAGCAAGTCTTCCCACCGTCCCAAGTCTTCGTCGTACGGCCATGCACGATTACGATTGATGCAATGTAAGGGAGCAAGTATACGTACTGAAAGTTCAAAGCAAGACTGGACGCGTTTTTCACCGTGTAAAATATTACTCACTCCTTTTCATATTAACTTTATTTTTAACTCCTATTtatatcaaaataatttttaaagtaattaTTGAATTGGATTTTGTAAAAATTAGTAATAATTATACATTTATACTGCGAATAGAAAAGTGACAAACTGATATATTGGGATGTAATAAAATAGGGATATtctagttttattattagtatgtGTGAAATAGATAAAAAATTAGAACACAAAGAGTACTCCAGTGTGCTAGTAGGAGTGGGAGATAGTAATtacttttgaaaaataaaaactacaggatgtgacacattctaaaaTTACGAATCTATATAAACTACGTATACTAGGTTTGTTTGAATAGGCTGCGCCTGTCGATATTTGTACTCTTAGGATACGTTATATTactgtatattaaatttgttttataGAGACTATGAGAGGAGAGTACTTTACTAGATGTACTGGGAGTACAAATGTACAATGTAACTTGCGTGTGCCAAGCTGCTGTTTGTTATGCGCACGTATGATGCGCGGATGCTTGATGATTTAGGATCTTCGCCGTGGAGTGAACAGCATGACGGCCATGGAAATTTCATCTGCATGTGTAGAAAGGAGCACAAAGGTTCCTTGATCAAACGCTCAAACTGGCACGTATTCGCGGAGCAAAGGTGCAGCACGTCGGGGGCTCCATGAATGCACCGGATAGCCGGGGCGTCGCAACGAGGACAACATTTATTACCCGCTTCGATAAggggtactccctccgtccaaaaaaaaaaagcaaactctagttttccgtgtccaactttaactatccgtcttatatgaaatttttttataatttgtattttcattgttgttagatgataaaatatgattaatattttatgcgtaacttgtctttttatttttttttcataattttttcaaataaaacggacggtcaaatattggacacgaaaatcagggtttgttttttttgacaGATCCAAAACTTCCTTGCCGTTTTGCCAGTTTCTCTGCGCCCTGTGTTTTCGTCGTCAGGAAAAAGAACGCGAAAAGGGACATCACTGATCACTGCATCCTCTCTGCTCCATCCGACCACCCTCTCCGTCCAATGATTCTCACTCACACCACCGCATCTTAAATGCCGTGGCAGGGGTCAACCGCTCGACTCACCAGGGAGTACTGTTCCTTGAGTTCACGGCAACGTTACTGTTGACAACGTACCGTAAGGTGTGTAAAAAGGGCCTACTGTTTCCAATTTTTTGCCATTTGTGCGTGCTGGCCCAAGAACAAGTAGTAGAAAGGAAAAAATCAATATAGCCCAGAGGGCCTAACAGGCTAACACAGACGAGGAGTCAAGAAGCCCACTCCTGAAACGCTTGATATTAACGGCCCACTATTTGAGGCCCTCCTACTAGGCCTGCTTCTATCCCACGAGATCTCGAATCTCCCCTAAAAAGCCGCCGGTGAAATAATCCTCCCATCCTCTCTAGTCTACGCGACAATCCGCCCCCCATAATCCAATCCAAATTCTTCTCGGAACGCCAGGTGATGAGGGGCGACTGGCGAGAGCTGGTTGTGCAgctgagaagaaaagaagatcGGATGCCTTCTGCGTACGCGGACTAGAGGACAACAATGGTACACCTGTTGCTTCCAAATTCGTTGGCCACTCTCGTTTCAAAAGGATAAAAGAAACataggttaagttttttttaaaaaaaagcacatttaacatttttatttaaaaaaatgtgcATTTAACCAAAACACTACCTGACCTGGCTAAGGAGGACCGGTATTCAGAGCCCCTCGGTAGCCTATAAAACAaagacaaaatttaaattttaaaacttaattttgaaattgatttttatGATACTTcaatgtaatttatttttcagcattggcttttaaatcgctaaaaacacatatataaaaatttcacACTCAAAAATGGGGATTCTTCAGGTGCTTATGAAATTCAGatgaaaacaaatatactaACATGCACAAAGATGCAGTCAGTTACTAGTGAATCCAATGAAGGccaatcaaaacaagacaaactcaGACACCAGTAAAAGAACAAACAGCTTACTgtcaataacaataacaatgtGGCTTCTTAACTACACATAAGAATGTTGCCTGTCAAGCATCAAACATGTACAGCACCAAACATATCTGTCTTGGGAGTAATATGTTATATACAGCAACACCAGACTTTACACACCAGGCACGACCTTTCTTGCACCAACAAACACACTACGCACTTGGGAGGGTGAAAGAAGCAAAGCAACCACTGATGAACACTTTCACGTTTGCTCGTTGTGAATCGAAAATTTCTTTAGGCCCCAAAGCACCCGATGAGTTTCTTGGGAGCATGGCCGGTGGCACGGTACTTGGCTGCCATCTCCTCGGCCTTTAGGACTTCCTCGCCGCGCTTTGCCTCGACCATTGCTCTCTTCTCCTCAGCTTCCTTGTGGACGATCGCGACTTTGTTCTTCATCTTCTCTGCATATTCAGCCTTCTTCTTTTCCAGTTGCTCCTGAAAGGGTGCAAATGCATAGGCTTTAGTTCAAAGGATGCCATACATGATACAAGTATGACATGTGTAGTCCTATAGTTAAGGTACAGCTTTCCCTATAACTGTTACCAGTTAATTAGTCAAGGCTGTGTACACGTGTAGTCCATTCATCATCATTGATAAGAAAGAATGTTGGTAACCTTTAAGTAGTGTGCTAATTGGAAACTATATCTTTCAGaaggaaaacaaaaataacagaAACAGCTGTATACCTCAATCTTCTTCAGTTGAGCTTCTATGTTTGCTTTCTTTGTGTTCTCCCAGGAAAGAATAGCAGATAGCTTCTTCGAAGCCCTGCGACATTGATGTCAGTTCGTTCTTCATGTTGATCACATGGGAAAAAATGCATACTGGTGTATAAAAGTCAGTAACATACTTGTTCTCAGCTTTTGTCTTCTCATTTTCCtcccatgctttgatcaatgaGTTCCTCTTCTCAGTTTCCACCCTTGCAAGAGCAACATCTGGATGGCAACTTTTACGTTGTTATTGGTATAGTTACACCCAGACAAAAAGAAGATGTCTCAAATTATTTAATAATCACCTCTGTCATTAGAGCCCCCTTGAGCAGGT
This window of the Oryza sativa Japonica Group chromosome 4, ASM3414082v1 genome carries:
- the LOC107276813 gene encoding transcription factor MYB17, producing MGRTPCCDSKVLKKGPWTPDEDKLLVDYVQANGSGNWRLLPKLAGLNRCGKSCRLRWTNYLRPDIKRGPFTPEEHKSILQLHAIVGNKWSMIAAQLPGRTDNEIKNYWNTNVKKQLRQGQAAAVGEQAALASLGGGAASCPAARHMAQWETARLEAEARLSLLSGTTSVATASVAASSSSSSTAAAGGAEAPPDIYLRLWNSEVGDSFRKSARSAAREDQEPANASDEAAPVSATFARPGDDSSAASNVTAAAAADEYQVFLDLAAEDFELFHGRHGGFPLFPAVDMLGETSLYTAFD
- the LOC4336502 gene encoding remorin; protein product: MAEEEAKKVEVEVTEAPPAAAAAAETEPAAKDVAEEKAVIPAPAPPAEEEKPPVDDSKALAIVEKVADEPPAEKPAQGGSNDRDVALARVETEKRNSLIKAWEENEKTKAENKASKKLSAILSWENTKKANIEAQLKKIEEQLEKKKAEYAEKMKNKVAIVHKEAEEKRAMVEAKRGEEVLKAEEMAAKYRATGHAPKKLIGCFGA